From one Candidatus Thioglobus sp. NP1 genomic stretch:
- the hscB gene encoding Fe-S protein assembly co-chaperone HscB, which produces MQNYFELFDLETSFFIDEVALKEAYRKEISRFHPDQYATKSESEKLQALQNTSLLNSAFKALKSSLNRAEYLLKLQGVDPFDEKDTVMDEHFLLSQIDLREELEAIKESKDSLGLDDFTENIKLKIDEKSQSIYSAFEKNSDAMHIKKDVRELKFFDQLYNQANSLMDQWL; this is translated from the coding sequence ATGCAAAATTATTTTGAGTTATTTGATCTTGAAACCTCTTTTTTTATTGATGAAGTCGCTTTAAAAGAAGCATATAGAAAAGAAATCTCCAGATTTCATCCTGATCAGTATGCAACCAAAAGTGAATCTGAAAAACTTCAGGCACTACAAAATACTTCTCTACTAAACTCAGCATTTAAAGCTTTAAAAAGCTCTCTAAATAGGGCTGAATATCTACTTAAACTTCAAGGTGTTGACCCTTTTGATGAAAAAGATACAGTAATGGATGAACATTTCTTGTTATCACAGATTGATCTTAGAGAAGAGCTTGAGGCTATTAAGGAGTCTAAAGATAGCCTTGGTTTGGATGATTTTACTGAGAATATCAAACTTAAGATTGATGAAAAATCTCAATCAATCTATAGTGCTTTTGAGAAAAATAGTGACGCAATGCATATTAAAAAAGATGTCAGAGAGTTAAAGTTTTTTGACCAGCTTTATAATCAGGCTAATAGCTTGATGGATCAATGGTTATAG